A single genomic interval of Rhodospirillaceae bacterium harbors:
- a CDS encoding TauD/TfdA family dioxygenase, translating into MYSLNSAEQALFAMQNAAFQLSALSEHTGAAVEGIDLSEPVDEATRRDLNQAFAENSVLVIRNQTLTAQQFVGAVENFGDIFQQHNTRFALPECPQIHYLSNKDHYEDGKRYIPGEGYHTDHSNDAVPPKATVLLAVELPDKGGDTQYVNMHEAYEGLPDDMKERIADLKGIHVYQSKHSERKLMALSPERQKQVAQTVVHPIVKTHPVTGRKSLFINPIRIEEIIGMPDSEALPLLDELLAHAIQEKYQYRHKWQQGDLAMWDNRCLLHKANGDYDHDQTRYLYRVMLKDDA; encoded by the coding sequence GTGTACTCGCTTAATTCAGCGGAGCAAGCGCTTTTCGCCATGCAAAATGCTGCCTTTCAATTATCGGCTCTATCGGAGCACACAGGTGCCGCGGTCGAAGGGATCGACCTGTCGGAGCCCGTGGATGAAGCAACGCGCAGGGACCTCAATCAGGCATTTGCTGAAAACTCGGTTTTGGTAATTCGAAATCAAACCCTAACGGCGCAACAGTTTGTCGGCGCAGTTGAGAATTTCGGCGACATATTCCAACAGCACAATACCCGCTTTGCCCTGCCGGAATGCCCGCAAATTCACTATCTATCGAATAAAGACCACTATGAGGATGGCAAGCGTTATATCCCGGGAGAGGGGTATCATACCGACCATTCAAACGACGCCGTGCCGCCGAAGGCGACGGTGCTGCTGGCCGTTGAATTGCCAGACAAAGGCGGCGACACCCAGTACGTCAACATGCACGAAGCGTATGAAGGTCTACCGGATGATATGAAGGAACGGATCGCTGACCTTAAGGGCATCCACGTTTATCAAAGCAAGCACAGTGAACGCAAACTGATGGCCCTGTCGCCTGAAAGACAGAAGCAGGTTGCTCAGACCGTCGTGCATCCGATTGTAAAGACCCACCCAGTGACCGGTCGGAAATCGCTGTTTATCAACCCAATTCGCATTGAAGAGATCATCGGCATGCCGGATTCTGAGGCATTGCCCTTACTTGATGAACTGCTGGCCCATGCCATCCAGGAAAAGTATCAGTACCGCCACAAATGGCAGCAAGGCGATCTTGCGATGTGGGATAACCGTTGTCTTTTGCACAAAGCCAATGGCGATTACGATCATGACCAGACAAGATATCTCTACCGCGTCATGCTTAAGGACGATGCGTAA
- the fetB gene encoding iron export ABC transporter permease subunit FetB, translated as MNFITLGATDLALASLLVIINGGLSLMLGLGLERQLLIAAARMVVQLSLMGLVLKTLFALVSPLWTAVAALIMVLFAGHEASARQRKRFSGWWTYGLGTSSMMAAGLIVTVLALTTQIKPDPWYDPRYALPLLGMILGNTMNGVALGLNALITGAVREKSAVEARLALGHDIRTAMSGIVREAVRTGLIPIINAMAAAGIVSLPGMMTGQILAGIPPVEAVKYQILIMFLIAGGTGLGLLSAVYGGVYRLSDNRHRLRLDRLV; from the coding sequence GTGAATTTTATCACCCTCGGCGCAACCGACTTAGCTCTCGCATCATTGCTCGTCATTATAAACGGCGGCCTCTCCCTTATGCTTGGGCTCGGGTTGGAACGTCAGCTTTTGATCGCAGCGGCACGAATGGTCGTTCAACTCAGCCTCATGGGATTGGTTCTAAAAACTCTGTTCGCCCTCGTTTCGCCCTTGTGGACAGCGGTTGCGGCGCTGATCATGGTACTGTTCGCCGGTCACGAGGCATCGGCCCGCCAACGCAAACGTTTTTCCGGGTGGTGGACCTATGGTCTGGGAACATCCAGCATGATGGCGGCTGGGCTTATCGTCACAGTGTTGGCGCTCACCACGCAGATTAAGCCTGACCCCTGGTATGACCCGAGATACGCCTTGCCATTGTTGGGGATGATTCTTGGCAACACCATGAACGGCGTCGCCTTGGGGTTGAACGCCCTTATTACAGGGGCAGTTCGGGAAAAGAGTGCGGTAGAGGCACGTCTGGCACTTGGCCACGATATTCGCACCGCAATGAGTGGCATCGTCCGCGAAGCGGTTCGAACAGGATTGATCCCTATTATAAATGCCATGGCGGCAGCCGGCATTGTGTCGCTTCCTGGTATGATGACAGGACAAATTCTCGCTGGTATCCCCCCGGTGGAAGCCGTGAAGTATCAGATCCTTATCATGTTCTTAATCGCGGGCGGCACGGGACTGGGTCTGTTGTCTGCAGTTTATGGCGGCGTGTATAGGCTGAGCGACAATCGGCACCGGTTGCGTCTGGATAGATTAGTATAA
- a CDS encoding SGNH/GDSL hydrolase family protein, which translates to MNGWEQVFWESWRSVWAVLGLIVVFVVFIEFGIPLIKKTSRRLRGKSANTLDSSSNADFFRDKDWAHTYFTEYQKEAKVVWAPFVQWWQHPMNLTYFKINEDGIRNTDAGNSINLSGKPIRIFAFGGSTLLGVGSRDEMTIPSILARKLQALGKNVEITNFGQPGHSSTQEVISLIQALKKHSVPDLALYYDGINEIIPAEQTGQADRMFNEHNRREEFNILHFSRRNELIEEGIKALIPRTLRRLKEIGLVFALIKPKLKEYTLLREEDIEPLSIKIVEQYRDNVRIIDAIAKDWGFETLFFWQPSLVSKKSLTEHEEKYQYEGTAKPNLRRPIFSTVYQTRKSDSFFTDRSNTIDISGVLDDVEEGCYIDPFHVSEDANEMIADAMLPFVEKAIEGK; encoded by the coding sequence ATGAACGGGTGGGAACAGGTGTTTTGGGAATCTTGGAGGAGCGTATGGGCCGTCCTTGGCCTAATTGTGGTGTTTGTTGTCTTTATTGAGTTCGGTATTCCGCTCATAAAGAAAACAAGCCGACGGCTGCGTGGAAAGTCCGCCAATACCCTCGATTCCAGTTCTAACGCCGACTTTTTCCGCGACAAGGATTGGGCACACACGTATTTCACAGAGTATCAGAAGGAAGCTAAAGTCGTTTGGGCACCATTCGTACAATGGTGGCAACACCCAATGAACTTGACCTATTTCAAGATAAATGAAGATGGTATCCGAAACACCGATGCGGGTAATTCGATCAACCTTAGCGGCAAACCCATCCGAATTTTTGCGTTTGGTGGATCGACATTGCTTGGCGTTGGATCGCGGGATGAAATGACAATTCCCTCTATTCTTGCGCGAAAACTGCAAGCCTTGGGCAAGAACGTAGAGATTACAAATTTTGGCCAACCCGGCCATTCTTCTACGCAGGAAGTTATCTCGCTTATTCAGGCATTGAAGAAACATTCGGTGCCGGATCTGGCATTGTATTATGACGGCATAAACGAAATTATTCCCGCTGAACAAACAGGTCAGGCCGACCGAATGTTTAACGAACACAATCGGCGCGAAGAATTTAATATTTTGCATTTTTCACGACGTAATGAACTGATCGAAGAAGGCATAAAAGCATTGATCCCGCGGACCTTACGACGCCTGAAAGAAATTGGGCTCGTGTTCGCACTTATCAAACCGAAATTAAAAGAATACACCTTGTTACGTGAGGAAGATATTGAGCCCTTAAGCATCAAAATCGTCGAACAATATCGGGATAATGTTCGAATAATTGATGCCATTGCGAAGGATTGGGGATTTGAGACACTTTTCTTTTGGCAACCATCGCTGGTGAGCAAGAAGTCGCTAACCGAGCATGAAGAAAAATATCAGTACGAAGGAACGGCAAAGCCTAATCTTCGTCGGCCCATCTTTTCCACGGTATACCAAACTCGAAAATCCGATTCGTTTTTTACAGACCGCAGCAATACAATCGACATAAGTGGCGTGTTGGATGACGTTGAGGAAGGCTGCTACATTGATCCTTTCCATGTTTCCGAAGATGCAAATGAGATGATCGCCGACGCCATGCTGCCGTTTGTTGAGAAAGCAATTGAGGGAAAATAG
- a CDS encoding polyprenyl synthetase family protein: MGVVVSLEGQRKDKPSLDALTELVADDLKIVNRQIIERMDSPVALIPQLAGHIVAAGGKRLRPMLTLASSRLCGYEGERHTGLAACVEFIHTATLLHDDVVDESDLRRGFATANSVWGNKASVLVGDFLFSRSFELMVEDGSLDVLAILSRASAMIAEGEVAQLITANDTETGEAAYLDVITAKTAQLFAAACRIGAVVADRPKVEEEALETFGLNLGIAFQLIDDMLDYSAKQAELGKTIGDDFKEGKITLPIILAFHRGDEEERNFWRRTTEKLEQTDSDLNHAIELMERHNALSDTVERARHYGAIGRDALGIFPDKPEKAALIDLIDFCIDRAY; this comes from the coding sequence GTGGGTGTAGTTGTTAGCCTAGAGGGCCAGCGAAAAGACAAACCGTCTCTCGATGCCTTAACGGAACTGGTCGCAGACGACCTGAAGATCGTTAATCGGCAAATCATTGAACGGATGGATTCGCCTGTTGCCTTGATCCCGCAATTGGCCGGGCACATTGTTGCGGCTGGAGGCAAGCGGCTTCGACCGATGCTGACGTTGGCTTCGTCCCGGTTATGCGGTTACGAAGGTGAACGCCATACCGGGCTCGCCGCCTGTGTCGAGTTCATCCACACAGCGACCCTATTGCATGACGACGTGGTTGACGAAAGTGATCTGCGACGCGGATTCGCGACGGCAAATTCAGTCTGGGGGAATAAGGCCAGCGTATTGGTTGGTGATTTTCTATTCAGCCGGTCGTTTGAATTGATGGTCGAAGACGGCTCGTTAGATGTTTTAGCTATTCTGTCGCGTGCTTCCGCCATGATCGCCGAAGGCGAAGTGGCGCAATTGATTACGGCAAATGACACAGAAACTGGTGAAGCAGCCTATTTGGATGTCATCACCGCGAAAACTGCACAATTGTTTGCCGCCGCGTGTCGCATCGGGGCGGTTGTTGCGGACCGTCCTAAAGTCGAAGAAGAAGCCTTGGAAACATTCGGCCTGAACCTCGGCATCGCTTTTCAGTTGATCGACGACATGCTGGATTATTCAGCCAAGCAGGCAGAATTAGGCAAAACCATCGGCGATGATTTTAAGGAAGGCAAGATCACCCTTCCAATCATCCTGGCTTTTCATCGGGGTGATGAGGAAGAACGCAATTTCTGGCGAAGGACAACGGAGAAGCTGGAACAAACCGATAGCGACCTGAACCACGCCATTGAACTGATGGAAAGACACAACGCCCTGTCCGATACCGTCGAACGCGCCCGCCATTATGGCGCCATCGGACGAGATGCATTAGGAATTTTCCCGGACAAGCCCGAGAAAGCAGCGCTGATCGACCTCATCGACTTCTGTATCGACCGCGCTTACTAA
- a CDS encoding methyltransferase: MTVETTEDALLGGRVKFTQPKSGYRAAIDPVLLAAAVNAKGNKKILDVGIGAGAAALCLAARLPKIQIAGIEIQEELAKLARHNAEINEFSERIEVTHADVLFPPKNLAPGTFDHVMTNPPFVEHSRGRGSPNSSKALANFESSVPLEIWIKFCLSMLRRKGTLTMIHRADRMHEVLTALAGQAGEAIVYPLWPGPDKKPSKRFLISCRKGVRTPMLLSTGLILHQADGSYTASADKILRDGETLDLSETVSAFDQ; the protein is encoded by the coding sequence ATGACGGTTGAAACGACTGAGGATGCTCTTCTGGGGGGGCGGGTGAAATTCACTCAGCCCAAGTCCGGCTATCGGGCCGCTATTGATCCGGTATTGCTGGCCGCCGCCGTCAACGCCAAAGGAAATAAGAAAATCCTAGATGTAGGCATTGGTGCCGGGGCGGCGGCTTTATGCTTGGCGGCACGCCTGCCAAAGATTCAAATCGCAGGCATTGAAATTCAAGAAGAACTGGCCAAGCTCGCGCGTCACAATGCTGAGATTAACGAATTTTCAGAACGAATCGAGGTGACCCATGCGGATGTGTTGTTCCCTCCCAAGAATTTGGCTCCAGGTACATTCGACCATGTCATGACCAACCCGCCGTTTGTCGAACATAGCCGAGGCCGGGGTTCGCCGAATTCAAGCAAAGCGCTGGCCAACTTCGAAAGCTCGGTGCCTTTGGAAATTTGGATAAAATTTTGCCTGTCGATGCTTCGGCGCAAGGGAACGCTGACTATGATTCACAGGGCCGACCGTATGCATGAGGTGTTGACGGCATTGGCAGGCCAGGCTGGCGAAGCGATTGTGTATCCGCTTTGGCCAGGGCCGGATAAAAAACCCTCGAAGCGGTTCCTGATCAGCTGCCGGAAGGGTGTGCGGACGCCGATGTTGTTGTCCACGGGCCTGATTCTTCATCAGGCGGATGGAAGCTATACCGCATCAGCGGATAAAATTTTGCGGGACGGTGAGACGCTTGATCTTTCCGAAACTGTTTCGGCCTTTGACCAATAG
- a CDS encoding ATP-binding cassette domain-containing protein, with amino-acid sequence MFIVRALTRLHLGPLDFSLSSGELVALSGPSGAGKTVFLRALADLDPHKGDVELDGIHRSTLPAPQWRRHVCYLPTDSGWWTDVVGDHFSEPDHALDLLKRLGLPSDILTWPVSRLSTGEKQRLALTRVLLLAPDIMLLDEPTSGLDPDSTRVVEEMLLQRAENGAAILFVTHDPGQTERLATRKLALINGGLVDGRLAS; translated from the coding sequence GTGTTTATCGTCCGCGCCCTGACAAGACTCCATCTGGGACCTCTGGATTTTTCCTTATCATCCGGTGAACTGGTGGCGTTGTCTGGTCCGTCAGGTGCCGGAAAGACGGTTTTTCTTAGAGCGCTTGCCGATCTTGATCCCCACAAAGGGGACGTTGAATTAGATGGGATTCATCGTTCCACCCTACCCGCACCGCAGTGGCGCAGACACGTTTGTTACCTACCAACCGATTCGGGATGGTGGACGGATGTCGTGGGCGACCATTTCTCTGAGCCGGATCACGCATTAGATTTGCTCAAAAGATTGGGATTGCCCAGCGATATCCTAACTTGGCCTGTTTCCAGGCTTTCCACAGGTGAGAAGCAACGTTTGGCGCTGACCCGCGTACTTTTGCTCGCTCCAGACATCATGCTTCTGGATGAACCTACCTCAGGCTTGGATCCTGACTCGACCCGGGTTGTCGAGGAAATGTTACTGCAACGTGCAGAAAACGGTGCCGCCATTCTGTTCGTGACCCACGACCCCGGACAAACTGAAAGGCTGGCCACCCGCAAACTCGCGCTTATAAATGGCGGGCTGGTAGATGGTAGGCTGGCATCGTGA
- a CDS encoding DUF2007 domain-containing protein: MVELVRTNNLVMLSWLVAQLREENIEPVILDYNISIVEGSIGAFPKRVMVDEVDYPQARVILAEAEAIERKPQPSKDEPS, from the coding sequence ATGGTCGAATTGGTTCGCACAAATAACCTGGTAATGCTGTCCTGGCTGGTGGCCCAACTGCGTGAGGAGAACATTGAGCCGGTGATCTTGGATTACAACATCAGCATTGTCGAAGGCAGCATCGGCGCCTTTCCCAAGCGGGTCATGGTAGATGAAGTCGATTATCCTCAGGCACGGGTGATCTTGGCCGAAGCCGAGGCCATCGAAAGAAAGCCTCAGCCGTCAAAAGATGAGCCGTCATGA
- a CDS encoding alpha/beta fold hydrolase, producing MILPTSKIFNSSALALENGGELAELTVAYETWGALNDAGDNAVLVSHGYTNNPHAAGDDKGWFQGLIGPGKAVDTGRYFVVAANLLGSSYGSTGPASTNPETEQPYGLDFPDITVGDMVNAENRLLEHLGVKQLAAVMGNSLGGHLAFDRAAHFPDQVRAVVVTVSDLRGRGDQGTVDALIARFSQCPGWNHGQYYDNKKDGGVFAELLKQRIETLKNYGFDTKIREEVGDNSDIIEQRLVDLAEPWADQFDANSLIVLRKAVIQFDVREKVSAIKAPLLYVLSRTDNLFPPSIAPDTMKILQGAGVNAKFFELDSDNGHRAPSVDWQGWADELQKFLDAYGEL from the coding sequence ATGATACTGCCGACATCGAAGATTTTTAACAGCAGCGCCTTGGCGCTTGAAAACGGCGGTGAACTGGCTGAATTAACCGTCGCCTATGAAACCTGGGGCGCACTCAACGATGCCGGTGATAACGCGGTATTGGTGTCTCATGGATACACCAATAATCCACACGCCGCCGGCGATGATAAAGGCTGGTTTCAAGGATTAATCGGCCCCGGCAAGGCCGTCGATACAGGGCGTTATTTCGTTGTCGCCGCTAACTTGCTGGGGTCCTCCTACGGCAGTACCGGGCCTGCCAGTACAAATCCTGAGACCGAACAACCCTATGGCCTCGACTTCCCTGACATTACTGTTGGCGACATGGTGAATGCTGAGAACCGCCTGCTGGAACACCTTGGGGTAAAACAGTTAGCTGCTGTTATGGGTAATTCGTTGGGGGGGCACCTCGCCTTTGATCGAGCAGCGCACTTTCCTGATCAGGTGCGTGCAGTTGTCGTGACCGTTAGCGACCTCAGGGGGCGCGGTGACCAGGGCACGGTGGACGCTCTCATCGCGCGCTTTAGCCAATGCCCTGGCTGGAATCATGGTCAGTATTACGACAACAAGAAAGACGGCGGCGTTTTTGCAGAATTGCTCAAACAGCGAATCGAAACCCTAAAGAACTATGGGTTTGATACTAAAATTCGCGAAGAAGTGGGCGATAACTCAGACATCATCGAGCAGCGATTGGTTGATCTCGCCGAACCCTGGGCAGATCAGTTTGATGCCAACTCACTTATCGTGCTGCGCAAGGCAGTCATCCAATTTGATGTTCGGGAGAAGGTTTCGGCAATTAAAGCACCTCTCCTCTACGTCCTGTCCCGCACCGATAATTTATTCCCACCCTCTATCGCACCAGACACGATGAAGATTCTCCAGGGCGCAGGCGTTAATGCGAAATTTTTTGAACTCGACAGCGACAACGGCCACCGCGCGCCGTCTGTTGATTGGCAGGGATGGGCGGATGAATTACAGAAATTTTTGGATGCGTATGGCGAACTTTAA